A single genomic interval of Noviherbaspirillum cavernae harbors:
- the urtA gene encoding urea ABC transporter substrate-binding protein: protein MSRRTLLKATAAGALTLVASAWMPQALAADTIKVGILHSLSGTMAISETSLKDVALMTIEEINAKGGVMGKKLEPVVVDPASNWPLFAEKARQLVSQDKVAVVFGCWTSVSRKSVLPVFKELNSLLFYPVQYEGEELEKNVFYTGAAPNQQAIPAVEYLMSKEGGGAKRFVLLGTDYVYPRTTNKILRAFLKSKGVKESDIDEVYTPFGHSDYQTIVANIKKFATGGKTAVISTINGDSNVPFYKELGNAGLKATDVPVVAFSVGEEELRGVDAKPLVGHLAAWNYFQSVKNPVNDDFIKKWKAYAVAKKLPNASTVVTNDPMEATYVGIHMWKQAVEKAKSTDTDKVIAAMGGQTFKSPSGFELTMDKTNHHLHKPVMIGEIKPDGQFSVVWKTKAPVRAQPWSPFITGNEAKQNM from the coding sequence ATGTCCCGTCGCACCCTTTTGAAAGCGACCGCTGCCGGCGCTTTGACCCTTGTTGCGTCTGCCTGGATGCCGCAGGCACTGGCCGCCGATACCATCAAGGTCGGCATTCTCCACTCGCTGTCCGGCACGATGGCCATCTCGGAAACGTCGCTCAAAGACGTGGCCTTGATGACGATCGAAGAGATCAATGCCAAGGGCGGCGTGATGGGCAAGAAGCTGGAGCCGGTGGTTGTCGATCCGGCCTCCAACTGGCCGCTGTTCGCCGAGAAGGCGCGTCAGCTGGTCTCACAGGACAAGGTTGCGGTTGTGTTCGGCTGCTGGACCTCGGTCTCGCGCAAGTCGGTGCTGCCGGTGTTCAAGGAATTGAACAGCCTGCTGTTCTATCCGGTGCAGTACGAAGGCGAGGAGCTTGAGAAGAATGTGTTCTACACCGGCGCCGCGCCCAACCAGCAGGCGATTCCGGCCGTCGAATACCTGATGTCGAAGGAAGGCGGCGGCGCGAAGCGTTTCGTGCTGCTCGGCACCGACTACGTGTATCCGCGCACGACCAACAAGATCCTGCGCGCCTTCCTGAAATCGAAAGGCGTGAAGGAATCCGATATCGACGAGGTCTACACACCCTTCGGCCATTCCGACTACCAGACCATCGTCGCCAACATCAAGAAGTTTGCGACCGGCGGCAAGACCGCAGTGATCTCGACCATCAACGGCGACTCCAACGTGCCGTTCTATAAAGAACTCGGCAATGCCGGTTTGAAGGCAACCGACGTGCCGGTCGTCGCGTTCTCGGTTGGCGAAGAGGAATTGCGCGGTGTTGATGCCAAGCCGCTGGTCGGCCACCTGGCCGCATGGAACTATTTCCAGTCGGTGAAGAATCCGGTGAACGACGACTTCATCAAGAAATGGAAAGCCTACGCCGTCGCGAAGAAGCTGCCGAACGCCAGCACGGTCGTCACCAACGACCCGATGGAAGCGACCTACGTCGGCATCCACATGTGGAAGCAGGCGGTCGAGAAAGCGAAGTCGACCGACACCGACAAGGTGATCGCGGCGATGGGCGGCCAGACCTTCAAGTCACCGTCGGGCTTTGAACTGACGATGGACAAGACCAACCATCACCTGCACAAGCCGGTGATGATCGGCGAGATCAAGCCGGACGGTCAGTTCAGCGTCGTGTGGAAGACCAAGGCCCCGGTGCGCGCACAACCCTGGAGCCCGTTCATCACAGGTAACGAGGCCAAGCAGAACATGTAA
- the ureC gene encoding urease subunit alpha: MTRISRQAYAEMFGPTTGDRIRLADTELFIEIEKDFTTYGEEVKFGGGKVIRDGMGQSQRNHKDVMDTVITNAVILDHWGIVKADIGLKEGRIAAIGKAGNPDIQPDVTMAIGGATEIIAGEGMIVTAGGIDSHIHFICPQQIEEALMSGVTTMLGGGTGPAVGTAATTCTPGPWHIHSMLSAADAFPMNLGFLGKGNVSLPTPLEEQIRAGAIGLKLHEDWGSTPAAIDNCLSVADRMDVQVAIHTDTLNEGGFLEHTLAAFKDRTIHTFHTEGAGGGHAPDIIAAVGEGNVLPSSTNPTRPYTVNTLDEHLDMLMVCHHLDPAIAEDIAFAESRIRRETIAAEDILHDIGAISMMSSDSQAMGRVGEVIMRTWQTAHKMKVQRGTLAEDSSRNDNFRAKRYIAKYTINPAITHGISHVVGSLEVGKIADIVLWKPAFFGVKPSMILKSGMIAAAQMGDPNASIPTPQPVHYRMMFGAYGGGLKTSFTFVSQAAFDAGIGERLKLNKPLIAVKNMRNLRKSDMIHNGATPKMEVDSETYEVRANGELLVCQPAKVLPMAQRYFLF; encoded by the coding sequence ATGACAAGAATATCGCGCCAGGCCTATGCCGAAATGTTCGGCCCGACCACCGGTGACCGCATTCGTCTCGCCGACACGGAACTGTTCATCGAGATCGAAAAGGATTTCACCACCTACGGCGAGGAAGTCAAGTTCGGCGGCGGCAAGGTGATCCGCGACGGCATGGGTCAGTCGCAGCGCAATCACAAGGACGTGATGGACACCGTGATCACCAACGCGGTCATCCTCGACCACTGGGGCATCGTCAAGGCCGATATCGGACTGAAGGAAGGCCGCATCGCGGCCATCGGCAAGGCCGGCAACCCGGATATCCAGCCGGATGTGACCATGGCGATCGGCGGCGCGACCGAGATCATCGCCGGCGAAGGCATGATCGTCACCGCCGGCGGCATCGACAGCCACATCCACTTCATCTGCCCGCAGCAGATCGAGGAGGCGCTGATGTCCGGCGTCACCACCATGCTGGGCGGCGGCACCGGCCCGGCGGTCGGCACCGCCGCCACCACTTGCACACCGGGACCGTGGCACATCCACTCCATGCTGTCGGCGGCGGATGCCTTCCCGATGAACCTCGGCTTTCTCGGCAAGGGCAACGTCAGCCTGCCGACGCCGCTGGAGGAACAGATACGCGCCGGCGCCATCGGCCTCAAGCTGCACGAGGACTGGGGCAGCACGCCCGCCGCCATCGACAACTGCCTCTCGGTCGCGGACAGGATGGATGTGCAGGTCGCGATCCACACCGACACGCTGAATGAAGGCGGCTTTCTCGAACACACGCTGGCTGCATTCAAGGACCGCACCATCCACACCTTCCACACCGAAGGCGCGGGCGGCGGCCACGCGCCGGACATCATCGCGGCGGTCGGCGAAGGCAATGTGCTGCCCTCTTCCACCAACCCGACACGGCCCTACACTGTCAACACGCTGGACGAGCATCTCGACATGCTGATGGTCTGCCATCACCTCGACCCCGCGATAGCGGAAGACATCGCCTTCGCCGAATCACGCATCCGGCGCGAAACCATCGCGGCAGAAGACATCCTGCACGACATCGGCGCGATCAGCATGATGTCGTCGGATTCGCAGGCGATGGGCCGCGTCGGTGAAGTCATCATGCGCACCTGGCAGACTGCGCACAAGATGAAGGTGCAGCGCGGCACCCTTGCGGAAGACAGCAGCCGCAACGACAACTTCCGCGCCAAGCGCTACATCGCCAAGTACACGATCAATCCCGCCATCACGCACGGCATCTCGCACGTCGTCGGCTCGCTGGAAGTCGGCAAGATCGCCGATATCGTGCTGTGGAAACCGGCCTTCTTCGGCGTCAAGCCGTCGATGATCCTGAAGAGCGGCATGATCGCGGCGGCGCAGATGGGCGACCCGAATGCCTCGATCCCGACGCCGCAGCCGGTGCACTACCGGATGATGTTCGGCGCGTATGGTGGCGGCTTGAAAACCTCATTCACCTTCGTCTCGCAGGCAGCATTCGATGCCGGAATCGGCGAGAGGCTCAAGCTGAACAAGCCGCTGATCGCCGTGAAGAACATGCGCAACTTGCGCAAGAGCGACATGATTCACAATGGCGCGACACCGAAGATGGAAGTCGATTCAGAAACGTATGAAGTGCGCGCGAACGGCGAGTTGCTGGTGTGCCAACCGGCGAAGGTATTGCCGATGGCACAGAGGTATTTTCTTTTTTGA
- the urtB gene encoding urea ABC transporter permease subunit UrtB, whose amino-acid sequence MKLIKRIIAVGWLCMAAMASVAAHAAIDAALLKPLAGDDPDARIEAVNKMAALGSEDALKVLKALKEDTLYANPDGQVFIVENGQAFDPATGKTIATPDGVDGITVNNRLRGAVDAAMSGLKLLSDDPNQRMAAALEMQKGADAAQLPLINKALQKETDPKIKSILQMAAATANLQSEDAATRREAVKSLADSSNANLKPVLTRMLDKNPDGSHVEPDESVRIAAVNTLNAINARLARTEFIGNLFYGISMGSVLLLAALGLAITFGLMGIINMAHGELLMIGAYTTYVCQMLFRQFLPAYIDAYLLVALPAAFIVAGLVGIVLERTVIRWLYGRPLETLLATWGISLVLMQLVRSIFGAQNVEVANPSWMSGGVTVMGSLVLSYNRIVIIFFALFVVAVVWLMLNKTRLGLFVRAVTQNRRMADCVGVSTGKVDMLTFGLGSGIAGLGGVALSQLGNVGPDLGQAYIVDSFMVVVLGGVGQLAGTVIAAFGLGEVNKFLEPVAGAVLAKIAILVFIIVFIQKRPQGLFAMKGRSVE is encoded by the coding sequence ATGAAACTTATAAAAAGAATCATCGCCGTCGGCTGGTTGTGCATGGCTGCAATGGCATCGGTAGCAGCGCACGCCGCGATCGATGCCGCGCTCTTGAAGCCGCTGGCAGGAGACGACCCCGATGCCCGTATCGAAGCGGTCAACAAGATGGCCGCACTGGGCTCGGAAGATGCGCTGAAGGTATTGAAAGCGCTGAAAGAAGACACGCTTTACGCCAATCCCGATGGCCAGGTGTTCATCGTTGAAAACGGCCAGGCGTTCGATCCCGCAACCGGGAAAACCATCGCGACACCCGATGGCGTGGATGGCATCACCGTCAACAACCGCCTGCGCGGCGCAGTCGATGCAGCGATGTCGGGATTGAAGCTGCTGTCGGACGACCCGAATCAGCGCATGGCGGCGGCGCTTGAGATGCAGAAAGGTGCCGACGCTGCGCAGCTTCCCTTGATCAACAAGGCGCTGCAAAAGGAAACCGATCCGAAGATCAAATCGATTCTGCAAATGGCAGCAGCGACAGCGAACCTGCAATCCGAGGATGCCGCCACGCGCAGGGAAGCCGTGAAATCGCTGGCGGACAGTTCCAACGCCAATCTGAAACCGGTCCTGACGCGCATGCTCGACAAGAACCCGGACGGCAGTCATGTCGAGCCGGACGAGTCGGTGCGTATCGCCGCCGTCAATACCCTCAATGCAATCAATGCACGTCTTGCCCGCACCGAATTCATCGGCAACCTGTTCTACGGCATCTCGATGGGCAGCGTGCTGCTGCTGGCGGCGCTGGGACTGGCGATCACCTTCGGGCTGATGGGCATCATCAACATGGCGCACGGTGAGCTGCTGATGATCGGTGCGTACACGACCTATGTGTGCCAGATGCTGTTCCGGCAATTCCTGCCTGCCTATATCGATGCCTATCTGCTGGTCGCGTTGCCGGCGGCCTTCATCGTCGCCGGTTTGGTCGGCATCGTGCTCGAACGCACAGTGATCCGTTGGCTGTACGGCCGTCCGCTCGAAACCCTGCTGGCGACATGGGGCATCAGCCTCGTGTTGATGCAGCTGGTGCGCTCGATCTTCGGCGCGCAGAACGTCGAGGTGGCGAATCCCTCGTGGATGTCGGGCGGCGTGACGGTGATGGGTTCGCTGGTGTTGTCGTACAACCGCATCGTCATCATCTTCTTCGCGCTGTTCGTGGTCGCCGTGGTGTGGCTGATGCTGAACAAGACGCGGCTCGGCCTGTTTGTGCGCGCCGTGACGCAGAACCGCCGCATGGCCGACTGCGTCGGCGTCTCCACCGGCAAGGTGGACATGCTGACCTTCGGCCTCGGTTCCGGCATCGCCGGACTGGGCGGCGTGGCGCTGTCGCAGCTCGGTAACGTCGGCCCGGACCTCGGCCAGGCTTATATCGTCGATTCCTTCATGGTCGTGGTGCTCGGCGGTGTCGGGCAACTGGCCGGCACCGTGATCGCGGCATTCGGCCTGGGCGAAGTCAACAAGTTCCTCGAACCGGTCGCGGGCGCAGTGCTGGCCAAGATCGCGATCCTCGTTTTCATCATCGTCTTTATCCAGAAGCGGCCGCAAGGGCTGTTCGCAATGAAAGGCAGGAGCGTGGAATGA
- the urtD gene encoding urea ABC transporter ATP-binding protein UrtD — protein sequence MLKNREPFDIEGHADYGTSYARPKQEGVDTTHGAILYLEDITVSFDGFKALNKLTLDISVGELRCIIGPNGAGKTTMMDVITGKTRPTSGTAFFGQTMDLTTMAEYQIAHAGIGRKFQRPTVFEQHTVFENLELAMKMDKRVKPTLFFKLTSEQKGRIDDILKLVRLNGQEHRLAGLLSHGQKQWLEIGMLLMQEPQLLLLDEPVAGMSDAETARTAELLNELRGKHSIMVVEHDMAFVTEIARDGKVTVLHEGSVLAEGGMQQVQADERVIEVYLGR from the coding sequence ATGTTGAAGAACAGGGAGCCGTTCGATATTGAAGGCCATGCCGACTACGGAACTTCCTATGCGCGTCCGAAACAGGAAGGCGTCGATACCACGCACGGCGCGATTCTGTATCTGGAAGACATCACCGTGTCCTTCGATGGCTTCAAGGCGCTGAACAAGCTGACACTCGATATCTCGGTCGGCGAATTGCGCTGCATCATCGGCCCCAACGGCGCGGGCAAGACCACCATGATGGACGTGATCACCGGCAAGACGCGACCGACCTCCGGCACCGCGTTCTTCGGCCAGACCATGGACTTGACGACGATGGCCGAATACCAGATCGCGCACGCCGGCATCGGCCGCAAATTTCAGCGTCCTACCGTGTTCGAGCAGCACACCGTCTTCGAGAATCTCGAACTGGCGATGAAGATGGACAAGCGCGTCAAGCCGACGCTGTTCTTCAAGCTCACCTCGGAACAGAAGGGCAGGATCGATGACATCCTGAAACTGGTCCGTCTGAACGGGCAGGAACACAGGCTGGCCGGCCTGCTGTCGCACGGCCAGAAACAGTGGCTGGAAATCGGCATGCTGCTCATGCAGGAGCCGCAGCTGCTGCTGCTCGACGAGCCGGTGGCAGGCATGTCCGACGCGGAGACTGCGCGCACGGCGGAATTGCTGAACGAGTTGCGCGGCAAGCATTCGATCATGGTCGTCGAGCATGACATGGCCTTCGTGACCGAAATTGCACGCGACGGCAAGGTGACGGTGTTGCATGAAGGCTCGGTGCTGGCGGAGGGCGGAATGCAGCAGGTGCAGGCGGATGAACGCGTGATCGAAGTGTATCTGGGCCGCTAA
- a CDS encoding urease subunit gamma, translating to MELTPREKDKLLIFTAALLAERRKARGLKLNYPEAVALITAAIMEGARDGRTVAELMSEGAKILGRDDVMEGVAEMIPDIQVEATFPDGTKLVTVHHPIP from the coding sequence ATGGAGCTGACTCCAAGAGAAAAAGACAAACTCCTGATCTTCACCGCCGCCCTGCTGGCCGAACGTCGCAAGGCGCGCGGCCTCAAGCTCAATTACCCGGAGGCGGTCGCGCTGATCACCGCAGCGATCATGGAAGGCGCGCGGGATGGACGCACGGTCGCCGAACTGATGAGTGAAGGCGCGAAAATTCTCGGCCGCGACGACGTGATGGAAGGCGTCGCGGAAATGATCCCGGACATCCAGGTGGAAGCCACCTTCCCCGACGGCACCAAGCTGGTGACCGTCCATCACCCGATTCCCTGA
- a CDS encoding urease accessory protein UreD has product MKRIAQEPVDQLPVDDAAASTRWKARLSLGFADDAGTTRLVERSHFGPLRVQKPLYPEGSDICHAIVIHPPGGVVGGDELTITANVGAHAHAFITTPGAAKWYKANGSVSHQKVRLDVAQGASLEWLPQETIFFNAAHVRLDQHISLERDASYIGCEVLCFGRTASGEIFDTGRIEQRTSIRYDSKLIWFEQGALGGDEASMHSPLALAGKTVCATLIAAGKVLPASVIAGIRDEAMSNGDLFGATQLKSVLVVRYLGTSSETAKQLMTRAWHRIRPELMGREAVVPRIWNT; this is encoded by the coding sequence ATGAAACGAATCGCACAAGAACCTGTCGACCAACTGCCCGTCGATGACGCGGCCGCGTCCACGCGGTGGAAGGCACGGCTGTCGCTCGGCTTTGCCGACGATGCTGGCACGACGCGTCTGGTGGAGCGCAGCCACTTCGGCCCCTTGCGCGTGCAGAAACCGCTTTATCCCGAGGGGAGCGACATCTGCCATGCCATCGTCATCCATCCGCCGGGCGGCGTGGTCGGCGGTGACGAACTGACGATCACGGCGAACGTGGGCGCGCATGCGCATGCATTCATCACGACGCCGGGCGCGGCGAAATGGTACAAGGCGAACGGTAGCGTGTCGCATCAGAAGGTGCGGCTCGACGTCGCACAAGGCGCTTCGCTGGAATGGTTGCCGCAGGAAACCATCTTCTTCAATGCGGCGCATGTGCGGCTCGACCAGCACATCTCGCTTGAACGGGACGCCAGCTACATCGGCTGCGAAGTGCTGTGCTTTGGCCGTACCGCGTCGGGAGAAATCTTCGACACGGGTCGCATCGAGCAGCGCACCAGCATTCGGTATGACAGCAAGTTGATCTGGTTCGAACAAGGCGCGCTGGGCGGCGACGAAGCATCGATGCATAGTCCGCTGGCCCTGGCTGGAAAAACCGTCTGTGCCACGCTGATTGCAGCAGGCAAGGTCTTGCCTGCATCCGTCATTGCCGGAATACGCGACGAGGCAATGAGTAACGGCGACCTGTTCGGCGCGACGCAACTGAAATCGGTATTGGTCGTGCGCTATCTCGGCACCTCCAGCGAGACGGCCAAACAATTGATGACACGCGCATGGCATCGCATTCGTCCTGAGCTGATGGGACGAGAGGCCGTCGTACCGCGCATCTGGAATACATAG
- the urtC gene encoding urea ABC transporter permease subunit UrtC, with protein sequence MTPSLFSRPAWTAIIVCAIVLALLPILNLTFAPDHALHVSSYTVALVGKFMCYAMAALALDLVWGYTGILSLGHGVFFALGGYAHGMYLMRAIGKDGVYQSNLPDFMVFLDWKTYPWYWSFTEHFWYAMALVVLVPGVLAFVFGYFAFRSRIKGVYFSIITQAMTFAFMLLFFRNNTGFGGNNGFTDFKRILGFSITAPTTKAALFLITLAALLGAVVLCRWIVTSKLGRVLQAVRDSESRLMFIGYNPLWFKLFVWTLSAVLCGIAGALYVPQVGIINPSEMSPGNSIEMVIWAAVGGRGSLLGPIIGAFSVNGLKSWFTGAFPDLWLYALGLIFILVTLFMPQGVLGLAKQFQRKREAA encoded by the coding sequence ATGACGCCATCTCTCTTTTCCCGCCCGGCGTGGACCGCCATCATCGTCTGCGCCATCGTGCTGGCTTTGTTACCGATATTGAATCTGACATTCGCACCGGATCATGCGCTGCATGTGTCGTCCTATACCGTGGCGCTGGTCGGCAAGTTCATGTGCTACGCCATGGCCGCGCTGGCGCTCGATCTGGTGTGGGGCTACACCGGCATCCTGTCGCTCGGCCACGGCGTGTTCTTCGCGCTCGGCGGCTACGCGCATGGCATGTACCTGATGCGCGCCATCGGCAAGGATGGCGTGTATCAAAGCAACCTGCCCGACTTCATGGTGTTCCTCGACTGGAAAACGTACCCGTGGTACTGGTCGTTCACCGAGCACTTCTGGTATGCGATGGCATTGGTGGTGCTGGTGCCCGGCGTGCTGGCCTTCGTGTTCGGCTACTTCGCCTTCCGTTCGCGCATCAAGGGCGTGTACTTTTCGATCATCACGCAGGCCATGACCTTCGCCTTCATGCTGCTCTTCTTCCGCAACAACACCGGCTTCGGCGGCAACAACGGCTTCACGGATTTCAAGCGCATTCTCGGCTTCAGCATCACCGCGCCGACGACCAAGGCGGCGCTTTTTCTGATCACGCTCGCCGCCCTGCTCGGCGCGGTGGTCCTGTGCCGCTGGATCGTCACTTCGAAACTGGGACGCGTGCTGCAGGCGGTGCGCGACTCCGAATCGCGCCTGATGTTCATCGGCTACAACCCGCTGTGGTTCAAGCTGTTCGTGTGGACCCTGTCCGCCGTCTTGTGCGGCATCGCCGGTGCGCTGTATGTGCCGCAGGTCGGCATCATCAATCCGTCTGAAATGTCGCCTGGCAATTCCATCGAAATGGTGATCTGGGCAGCGGTCGGCGGACGCGGCTCGCTGCTCGGCCCCATCATCGGCGCGTTTTCGGTGAATGGCTTGAAGAGCTGGTTCACCGGCGCGTTCCCCGATCTCTGGCTGTATGCGCTCGGCCTGATCTTCATTCTGGTCACGCTGTTCATGCCGCAGGGCGTGCTCGGACTGGCAAAACAATTCCAGAGAAAGCGGGAGGCGGCATGA
- a CDS encoding urease subunit beta, translated as MIPGEMLIEPGEIELNAGRPTVTVKVANSGDRPIQVGSHFHFFETNPALQFDRDAAYGMRLNIAAGTAVRFEPGQERTVELVALAGERKVYGFNAKVMGALK; from the coding sequence ATGATTCCTGGCGAAATGCTGATCGAACCCGGCGAGATCGAACTCAATGCCGGACGCCCCACCGTCACGGTGAAAGTGGCCAACAGCGGCGACCGTCCGATCCAGGTCGGATCGCACTTTCATTTCTTCGAGACCAACCCCGCGCTGCAATTCGACCGCGACGCCGCATACGGCATGCGCCTCAATATCGCAGCCGGTACGGCGGTGCGCTTCGAGCCGGGACAGGAACGCACGGTGGAACTGGTCGCGTTGGCCGGTGAGCGCAAGGTCTACGGCTTCAACGCCAAGGTGATGGGAGCATTGAAATGA
- the ureE gene encoding urease accessory protein UreE: MLTLTTKIDHAEKIDGELVLPYELREKSRLRAQLASGEEVAVFTVRGTVLRHGDLLRGDDGRIVKILAAKEATYRVECATPRDLLRCAFHLGNRHTQAQVAGDANTGFLRIRKDTVLKDMLEGLGATVTGEEAPFEPESGAYGGGHHHHGDDHHHPLAPIPLRQKIHRPSDKQS, from the coding sequence ATGCTCACACTCACCACAAAAATAGATCACGCAGAAAAAATCGATGGCGAACTCGTTCTCCCCTACGAGCTGCGCGAAAAGAGCCGCCTGCGCGCGCAGCTCGCCTCGGGCGAAGAAGTCGCGGTCTTCACCGTACGCGGCACCGTATTGCGCCACGGCGACCTGCTGCGCGGCGACGATGGCCGCATCGTGAAAATCCTCGCCGCCAAAGAGGCCACCTATCGCGTCGAGTGCGCGACGCCACGCGACCTGCTGCGCTGCGCATTCCACCTCGGCAACCGCCACACGCAAGCCCAGGTCGCCGGCGATGCCAACACAGGATTCCTGCGCATCCGCAAGGACACCGTGTTGAAAGACATGCTTGAAGGACTCGGCGCGACCGTGACGGGAGAAGAAGCGCCTTTCGAGCCCGAGTCCGGCGCCTATGGCGGCGGACATCACCATCACGGCGACGACCATCACCATCCTCTCGCGCCGATCCCCCTGCGCCAGAAGATTCACCGCCCGTCCGACAAGCAATCGTAA
- the urtE gene encoding urea ABC transporter ATP-binding subunit UrtE, which produces MLQVGQLNQYYGSSHTLRGVSLSLEQGQCLALLGRNGVGKTTLLKCLMGVLPVAKGHVSLEGCDITKLKPHERAALGIAYVPQGREIFARLTVEENLMMGMATKSARKASTIRDEVYELFPVLKEMLHRRGGDLSGGQQQQLAIARALLADPKLIILDEPTEGIQPSIIKDIERVIRLLRQRGDIAILLCEQYFDFAHALADKFVVLSRGEVVASGSQEQMDHEDVKRHLAV; this is translated from the coding sequence ATGCTGCAAGTCGGCCAACTCAATCAATACTACGGCTCCTCCCACACCCTGCGCGGCGTTTCGCTGTCACTGGAACAAGGGCAGTGTCTCGCCCTGCTGGGCCGCAATGGCGTGGGCAAGACCACATTGCTGAAATGCCTGATGGGCGTGCTGCCGGTGGCGAAGGGGCACGTCTCGCTGGAAGGGTGTGACATCACGAAACTCAAACCGCATGAACGCGCCGCGCTCGGCATTGCCTATGTGCCGCAGGGACGGGAAATCTTCGCGCGGCTGACGGTCGAAGAAAACCTGATGATGGGCATGGCGACAAAATCCGCCCGCAAGGCGTCCACCATACGCGACGAAGTATACGAACTGTTCCCCGTATTGAAGGAGATGCTGCATCGACGCGGCGGCGACCTCTCGGGCGGACAGCAGCAGCAACTGGCCATCGCGCGCGCCCTGCTGGCCGACCCGAAGCTGATCATTCTCGACGAACCGACCGAGGGGATTCAGCCATCGATCATCAAGGACATCGAACGCGTGATCCGTCTGCTGCGCCAGCGCGGCGACATTGCCATCCTGCTGTGCGAACAGTATTTCGACTTCGCCCATGCGCTGGCCGACAAGTTCGTGGTGCTGTCGCGCGGCGAAGTGGTCGCATCCGGTTCGCAGGAACAGATGGATCACGAGGACGTGAAGCGGCATCTGGCAGTATAG